In the genome of Phlebotomus papatasi isolate M1 chromosome 2, Ppap_2.1, whole genome shotgun sequence, one region contains:
- the LOC129800597 gene encoding protein crumbs-like: MWRQVIISVIIFTICVLAFSGLEACELNQNQTQYGCRIDNRQCTCAYGCRSEFRYLTRKECQDALKGRAGDICSGNPCLNGGACIQVSTMPGYKCRCEGTGFWGNRCQLPCPLTRNTNYPYECIVI, translated from the exons ATGTGGCGCCAAGTGATCATTTCAGTTATCATCTTCACAATCTGTGTTCTGG CGTTCAGCGGCCTCGAGGCGTGTGAATTGAATCAGAATCAGACGCAGTACGGATGTCGAATTGATAATCGTCAGTGCACTTGTGCCTACGGATGCCGCTCAGAATTCCGCTATTTGACCCGGAAGGAATGCCAGGATGCTCTCAAG GGTCGTGCAGGTGATATTTGCAGTGGAAATCCCTGCCTCAATGGCGGAGCATGTATCCAAGTATCAACAATGCCAGGGTACAAGTGTCGCTGCGAAGGCACCGGATTCTGGGGCAATCGATGTCAACTGCCCTGTCCCCTGACCCGAAACACCAATTACCCCTACGAGTGTATCGTGATCTAA